A single genomic interval of Chryseobacterium paludis harbors:
- the rhaT gene encoding L-rhamnose/proton symporter RhaT, producing MNALLGVFFHFLGGFSSGSFYLPYKKVKGWSWETYWLIGGVFSWIIVPPLAAFITIPGFWEIIQNESSSILGLTFLFGALWGIGGFTYGLGVRYLGVALGSSIILGLCMVFGSLFPSVYYEFSPHTGKDNIGLMLSSTWGQMVLLGLLVCIIGIIISGKAGMMKEKELQTESTDPHGIQVKTEYKFRLGLIVSIISGVLSACFNFGLEAGKPMAVVANELWKNANPGQGEFLFQNNVTYVVVLWGGMAVNLIGCLYLAIKNKSYTDYTKRKVPVVRNIVFCALAGTMWFLQFFFYGMGESKMGNGPSSWILHMAFIILIANLWGVIIKEWKGVSKKTISTILMGMVVMFISILIVGYGNSLR from the coding sequence ATGAATGCATTATTAGGAGTTTTTTTTCATTTCCTAGGAGGATTCTCTTCAGGTAGTTTTTATCTACCTTATAAAAAAGTAAAAGGATGGTCCTGGGAAACATATTGGCTGATAGGAGGGGTGTTTTCATGGATCATTGTTCCGCCACTTGCTGCATTTATTACCATTCCAGGGTTTTGGGAAATCATACAGAATGAAAGTTCTTCTATATTGGGATTGACGTTTTTGTTCGGTGCTTTGTGGGGAATTGGAGGGTTTACTTATGGTTTAGGGGTAAGATATTTAGGAGTAGCACTTGGAAGCAGCATAATTCTTGGGCTCTGTATGGTTTTTGGTTCGCTGTTTCCATCTGTATATTATGAATTTTCTCCACATACGGGAAAGGACAATATTGGGTTAATGCTTTCCAGTACATGGGGACAGATGGTTTTATTGGGACTTTTAGTTTGTATCATCGGAATCATCATTAGTGGGAAAGCGGGAATGATGAAAGAAAAAGAACTGCAAACTGAATCTACAGATCCACACGGTATACAGGTGAAAACAGAGTACAAGTTTAGGTTGGGCTTAATTGTTTCCATTATATCAGGAGTTTTAAGTGCCTGCTTTAACTTTGGGTTGGAAGCTGGAAAACCGATGGCAGTCGTAGCAAATGAATTGTGGAAAAATGCAAATCCGGGACAGGGAGAATTCCTTTTTCAAAATAATGTAACCTATGTCGTTGTACTTTGGGGTGGAATGGCAGTAAATCTTATAGGCTGTTTATATTTAGCTATTAAAAATAAATCGTATACAGATTATACAAAAAGAAAAGTACCGGTTGTACGTAACATCGTTTTTTGTGCACTTGCCGGGACGATGTGGTTTTTACAGTTCTTCTTTTATGGTATGGGAGAAAGTAAAATGGGAAATGGCCCTAGTTCATGGATATTACATATGGCGTTTATCATTTTAATTGCCAATCTGTGGGGCGTTATCATTAAGGAATGGAAAGGAGTTTCTAAAAAAACTATTTCTACCATTCTTATGGGAATGGTTGTGATGTTCATTTCTATTTTAATTGTAGGATATGGAAATTCTTTGAGATAG
- a CDS encoding SusC/RagA family TonB-linked outer membrane protein — MSLIIKHKNIKRIVFPAFMLSTSFVWGQKTVNDTVKSTKDIEEVVVIGYGKVKKSDLTGSVASVSAKDLAATPAMNALQALQGRASGLNIVTAGGAPGAGANITIRGGASITQGTEPLYIVDGFQLDNALNIINPNDIESIDVLKGASAIAIYGARGSNGIIVIKTKTGKKGRVTINYNSFMSFDMLSKKLDMVSNAEQYVKYQYELAQLGGNATKWSNVFDNSLGTDSPGFYTGAFNRIGNRYGSAPVLDWQEKMLGGTGLTQNQNVSVSAGNDKTQAFISYNYNKQEGLLQNFNETRNSLRANINSELYKGIRLDFSSMFTSNSTNGGGAYSGMKKILLQPITGGTLFTQDQLFNTQTFPDYSALDSSFDTENPYIETAASTQNKRARTFLANVGLEFDLLKDFTFRTAGSYNWTNTKATSFSDKNSRAYLTDPINTGINGSIGNSEAYRYQITNTLTYNKALGEKHKLTALIGNEIIYQETESNNITLIKFPSILNYGLDDISNATIADKDTDRSSLSLLSYFARVNYNYDNRYLLTGTIRRDGSSKFGPDNRWGVFPSVAAAWRVSEEGFWKNSKIKNYINDLKFRFEYGIVGNNSIPNNVFRTNVVGTDYPLNNTVGNLALVTSSVLGNRIVQWEEMRSTNIGVDLALFNNRIKLTSEFYNNNVSSMLLETVLPASTGYKSKFVNIGSMKNTGMEFTLNSINLKTENFRWSTDANIGFNKSKVLSLDEGRTFRTFSVGSNRAGMVTYYATVGEELGDMYGYVYQGIYTTDDFNQDANGTLTLKPGVVKPASGTPKPGDMKFAADNEAGDQFTRKLVKIGNGTPDFIGGISNNFSYKGFDLAVFLKFSVGGDIYNATKQSLSPYGMYQNVPSEFGNNYYHLIDPNTGQATTNLVRLKELNPNEDSNLWSLSNTNTANITYPSSYYVEDGSYLRISMVTLGYSFPKEFLNHIKLTNARIYATVNNLATITGYSGFDPEVSAASGVTVSPGYDNSSFPRSRSYVLGINLTF; from the coding sequence ATGTCTTTGATAATTAAACACAAGAATATAAAGCGAATAGTGTTTCCCGCATTTATGCTTTCAACAAGTTTTGTCTGGGGGCAAAAGACTGTAAATGATACTGTGAAAAGCACAAAAGATATTGAAGAAGTAGTGGTTATTGGTTATGGTAAAGTTAAGAAATCAGATTTAACAGGATCGGTGGCTTCAGTATCTGCAAAGGATTTAGCAGCTACACCAGCAATGAATGCATTACAAGCCTTGCAGGGAAGGGCTTCAGGATTAAATATCGTTACTGCAGGTGGTGCTCCGGGAGCAGGTGCCAACATTACGATTCGTGGTGGTGCTTCTATTACTCAGGGTACAGAACCGCTTTACATTGTAGACGGTTTCCAGCTGGATAATGCATTAAACATCATTAATCCTAATGATATCGAGAGTATTGATGTATTGAAAGGAGCTTCTGCCATTGCCATTTATGGTGCCCGTGGTTCCAACGGTATTATCGTTATTAAGACAAAAACCGGAAAAAAAGGAAGAGTAACCATCAACTATAATTCTTTCATGTCTTTTGATATGCTTTCAAAGAAGTTGGATATGGTTTCCAATGCAGAACAATATGTGAAATATCAGTATGAGTTAGCTCAATTAGGAGGAAATGCAACAAAATGGAGTAATGTATTTGATAATAGTTTAGGAACAGATTCTCCGGGATTTTATACAGGTGCATTTAATAGGATCGGCAACCGGTATGGATCAGCACCAGTATTAGACTGGCAGGAAAAAATGCTTGGTGGAACAGGACTTACGCAGAATCAAAATGTGAGCGTTTCGGCAGGTAATGATAAAACACAGGCATTTATCAGCTACAACTACAACAAACAGGAAGGTTTATTACAAAACTTTAATGAGACCAGAAACTCATTACGAGCTAATATTAATTCAGAACTGTATAAAGGAATACGTTTAGACTTCAGTTCAATGTTTACTTCAAATTCTACAAACGGAGGTGGGGCCTATTCAGGAATGAAAAAGATATTGCTTCAACCTATTACAGGAGGAACATTATTTACACAGGATCAGTTATTTAATACTCAGACTTTCCCAGATTACTCTGCATTGGATTCGAGTTTTGATACAGAAAACCCATATATAGAAACGGCAGCATCTACTCAAAACAAACGGGCAAGAACATTTTTAGCTAATGTAGGTCTTGAATTTGATTTGTTGAAAGATTTTACATTCAGAACTGCAGGATCTTATAACTGGACGAACACTAAAGCAACTTCATTTTCAGATAAAAATTCCCGTGCATATCTTACAGATCCTATTAATACAGGAATCAACGGAAGTATTGGGAATTCTGAAGCATACCGATATCAGATCACAAATACATTGACCTATAATAAGGCTTTAGGTGAAAAGCATAAACTTACTGCTTTAATTGGTAATGAAATAATCTATCAGGAAACTGAAAGTAACAACATAACATTGATAAAGTTTCCTTCCATCTTAAATTATGGATTAGATGATATATCTAATGCTACCATTGCCGATAAAGATACAGACAGATCTTCACTCAGCTTACTTTCATACTTTGCCCGTGTAAATTACAATTACGATAATCGTTATTTATTAACAGGTACTATTCGTCGTGATGGATCCTCAAAATTCGGTCCTGATAACAGATGGGGTGTATTTCCATCAGTAGCTGCTGCATGGAGGGTTTCAGAAGAAGGCTTCTGGAAAAATTCTAAAATCAAAAATTATATCAATGATCTGAAGTTCAGATTCGAATATGGGATCGTAGGGAATAACAGTATACCAAATAACGTGTTCAGAACCAATGTGGTAGGGACCGATTATCCTTTGAATAATACAGTTGGTAATCTTGCTCTGGTAACAAGTAGTGTTTTGGGTAATCGTATTGTACAATGGGAAGAAATGAGATCTACCAACATTGGGGTAGATTTGGCTTTATTTAATAATAGAATAAAATTAACTTCTGAATTTTATAATAACAATGTAAGCAGTATGTTACTGGAAACTGTACTTCCTGCCTCTACGGGATATAAAAGCAAGTTTGTAAATATCGGTTCCATGAAAAACACCGGTATGGAGTTCACGTTAAACTCAATAAATTTAAAAACTGAAAACTTCAGATGGTCTACCGATGCCAATATAGGTTTTAACAAGTCAAAAGTATTGTCTCTTGACGAGGGAAGAACCTTTAGAACATTCAGTGTAGGCAGCAACAGAGCAGGTATGGTAACATATTATGCCACAGTTGGAGAAGAATTAGGGGATATGTATGGATATGTTTACCAGGGAATTTACACGACTGATGACTTTAACCAGGATGCAAACGGAACATTGACCTTAAAACCAGGCGTTGTGAAACCAGCATCGGGAACTCCTAAACCTGGAGATATGAAATTTGCCGCAGATAATGAGGCTGGAGATCAGTTTACAAGAAAGCTGGTGAAAATAGGTAACGGTACGCCTGACTTTATTGGAGGTATCAGTAATAACTTCTCTTACAAAGGTTTTGATCTTGCAGTATTTCTGAAGTTCAGCGTAGGTGGTGATATTTATAACGCAACTAAACAAAGTTTGAGTCCCTACGGGATGTATCAGAATGTTCCTTCAGAATTCGGAAACAACTATTATCATTTGATCGATCCCAATACGGGACAGGCAACAACGAATTTGGTGAGATTAAAAGAACTTAATCCTAATGAAGATTCAAACTTGTGGAGTTTAAGTAATACAAATACTGCTAACATAACGTATCCTTCTTCATATTACGTGGAAGATGGCTCATATCTAAGGATTTCCATGGTAACTTTGGGTTATTCTTTTCCCAAAGAATTTTTGAACCATATTAAATTGACTAATGCGCGTATCTATGCTACAGTTAATAATTTAGCAACTATTACAGGTTATTCCGGATTTGACCCTGAAGTTTCAGCGGCAAGCGGCGTTACAGTTTCTCCTGGATATGATAATTCTTCATTCCCAAGATCTAGAAGCTATGTTTTAGGGATCAATCTTACTTTCTAA
- a CDS encoding RagB/SusD family nutrient uptake outer membrane protein gives MKNIFNNHSFIKKLIIVPSILIAGLGVNSCSEEFLDQPAYNSSDTESVFTNLDTADAFVQGLYRGLVPTEMFYQLGAGDTVTHSAEDGTTNNSKYNICNYQYDAYTPNTVTGIYSAMYAVIERTNIAIDRLGEMAVSPKRDALLAESKAIRAFCYYNLIRVYGDVPAIWIPLEDADPNDPNTFYPKRSSRDGIYDRIITDIQESVNSLPASNGSPERLNKQSTNALLARIALYAAGYSLRWDLNTGSAGTMSRRPDNNRVQQLYQIADQAAASVINGGTNSLVQAQGGKGGFEALWFNFDRRNFAAVNQEMLWHIAEYGPNTNSAFGIYAHPGSRGGTYGSRKALQFLLPSYYLSFNKTDKRRDVACTSYSIYFLKTGSATDTWVDVGTTYSCIMPGKFRISWCVEPQAADARNLNIPIIRYADVLLMYAETQNYLNGGPTAAGITALMQVRNRAGIGSLPVPSGQQAFESAIVQERKWEFSDEFMLRTDLIRMNRIASEIDATRQAMKNLSDRTGQFASTPIYRLYKYHKNAQVYGDPFLAVTYIDLTDPAQIAQVQAVPTNSSGYEAYQTTLKNIALANGEASTAEDKWYPANMFQAYTSTFNGNARKAVGFVEGFNQLQIGNIIYTKPTGSFENGGAYPNWIEGGGEGLFYGFVPNKTELLPLAAQSAGHPLVDNPNLTQLPGY, from the coding sequence ATGAAAAATATATTCAATAATCATAGTTTTATTAAAAAACTAATCATCGTTCCATCAATCTTAATTGCAGGATTGGGTGTCAATTCCTGCAGCGAGGAGTTTTTAGATCAGCCTGCTTATAATTCATCTGATACAGAATCGGTGTTTACAAATTTAGACACCGCAGACGCTTTCGTTCAGGGTCTTTATAGAGGTCTTGTTCCTACCGAAATGTTTTACCAATTGGGAGCAGGAGATACGGTTACTCATTCTGCTGAAGACGGAACAACTAATAATTCCAAATACAACATCTGCAACTATCAGTATGATGCCTATACTCCGAATACTGTTACAGGAATATATTCTGCAATGTATGCGGTTATTGAGAGAACCAATATTGCTATCGACAGGCTAGGTGAGATGGCTGTAAGTCCAAAGCGTGATGCCTTACTGGCAGAATCAAAAGCAATTCGTGCATTTTGCTACTACAACCTAATCAGAGTGTATGGCGATGTACCAGCCATTTGGATTCCTTTAGAAGATGCAGATCCCAATGATCCGAATACATTTTACCCGAAACGGTCTTCCCGAGACGGAATATATGACCGCATCATCACCGATATTCAGGAGTCAGTAAACAGTTTACCGGCTTCGAATGGATCACCGGAGAGATTAAACAAGCAGTCAACCAATGCTCTTTTAGCAAGAATTGCCCTGTATGCTGCAGGATATTCTCTTCGTTGGGACTTGAATACCGGATCTGCGGGTACAATGTCTCGTCGTCCCGATAATAACAGGGTTCAACAACTGTATCAAATTGCAGATCAAGCAGCAGCTTCTGTAATTAATGGAGGTACTAATAGCTTGGTACAGGCTCAGGGAGGGAAAGGTGGTTTCGAAGCATTGTGGTTTAATTTTGACAGAAGAAATTTTGCAGCTGTAAATCAGGAGATGCTTTGGCACATTGCTGAATACGGTCCAAATACCAACTCGGCATTCGGAATATATGCACATCCAGGTTCCAGAGGGGGTACCTATGGTTCTCGTAAAGCTTTACAGTTTTTACTTCCAAGTTATTATCTTTCTTTTAATAAGACAGATAAACGTAGAGATGTGGCTTGTACTTCTTACAGTATTTATTTCTTAAAAACAGGTTCTGCAACCGATACTTGGGTAGATGTAGGAACTACATATTCTTGTATTATGCCGGGCAAGTTCAGAATTAGCTGGTGTGTGGAGCCACAAGCTGCAGATGCACGTAACTTGAATATTCCTATTATTCGATATGCTGATGTATTATTGATGTATGCAGAAACACAAAATTATTTAAATGGAGGACCAACTGCTGCAGGTATTACAGCTTTAATGCAGGTAAGAAATCGTGCCGGAATTGGATCATTACCTGTTCCAAGTGGTCAACAGGCTTTTGAATCAGCAATTGTTCAGGAGCGTAAGTGGGAATTTTCGGATGAATTTATGCTTCGTACCGATTTAATCAGGATGAATCGTATTGCTAGTGAAATTGATGCTACAAGACAGGCAATGAAAAACTTATCTGATCGTACAGGTCAATTCGCATCAACACCAATTTACAGGCTTTACAAATATCACAAGAATGCACAGGTTTATGGAGATCCGTTCTTAGCTGTTACTTATATAGATTTAACAGATCCTGCGCAGATTGCACAAGTGCAGGCTGTGCCTACCAATTCATCAGGATATGAAGCCTATCAGACGACTCTGAAGAATATAGCATTAGCGAACGGGGAAGCTTCAACAGCAGAAGACAAATGGTATCCTGCCAATATGTTCCAGGCATATACGAGTACCTTTAACGGTAATGCAAGAAAAGCGGTAGGTTTTGTTGAAGGTTTTAATCAGCTTCAAATCGGAAATATCATCTACACAAAACCAACTGGTTCATTTGAAAACGGAGGAGCATATCCAAACTGGATCGAGGGCGGAGGCGAAGGTCTTTTCTATGGATTTGTACCTAATAAAACGGAATTACTTCCGCTTGCAGCGCAGTCTGCCGGTCATCCGCTGGTTGATAATCCTAATCTTACTCAACTTCCTGGATACTAG
- a CDS encoding bifunctional aldolase/short-chain dehydrogenase produces MENVKTFKYVDYLWDENKAASLKDDQVALFLYRSNILGADLRITNYGGGNTSCKTIEKDPLTNEEVEVMWVKGSGGDIGTLTRKGIAGLYTERLRNLKNVYQGLADEDRMVGLFNHCIFDLDSKAPSIDTPLHGLLPFKHIDHLHPDALIAVAAARDSEKITKEIWGDTMGWVPWQRPGFDLGLQLEKCLDDNPGIRGIILGSHGLFTWGDTSYECYINSLEVIEMASEYIAKKIEEDGQVFGGQKIESLQADERKNKAAQLMPLLRGLASSENRMIGHFTDSDAVLEYINSNDLERLAPMGTSCPDHFLRTKIQPLILNLSTNEDLTDSAAILAKLNPLFEKYREEYKEYYETCKHPNSPAMRDPNPVIIIYPGVGMFSFSKDKQTTRVASEFYVNAINVMRGAEAISEYTSLPRQEAFDIEYWLLEEAKLQRMPKEKPLSRKIAVVTGAGGGIGQAIADKMVQEGGVVVFTDLNQEALDSVTAKYSKDQAVAVPCDVTSEDAIANAFKEAVLAFGGVDIIVHSAGLAISKSLEDTTTKDWDLLENVLVKGQFLMAKNGVEIMKKQGLGGDIVNIASKNGLVAGPNNVAYGTAKAAQQHMTRLLAAELATDKIRVNVVNPDGVIVGSKIWEGSWAEGRAKANGISVEELPAFYAKRNLLNEIILPEDIANGVFVCVAILDKTTGNIINVDGGMANAFPR; encoded by the coding sequence ATGGAAAATGTAAAAACATTTAAATACGTAGATTATTTATGGGATGAAAACAAAGCAGCATCTTTAAAAGATGATCAGGTCGCTTTATTTTTATACCGTTCAAACATATTAGGGGCAGATTTAAGAATCACGAATTACGGAGGTGGTAATACGAGCTGCAAAACAATTGAAAAAGACCCCTTGACGAACGAAGAAGTTGAGGTAATGTGGGTAAAAGGTTCAGGTGGTGACATTGGAACATTAACACGTAAAGGAATAGCCGGATTGTACACAGAGAGATTGAGAAACTTAAAAAATGTTTACCAGGGTCTGGCAGATGAAGACAGAATGGTGGGATTATTCAATCACTGTATTTTTGACCTTGACAGTAAAGCTCCCTCCATAGATACACCATTACATGGCTTACTTCCATTCAAACATATTGATCACCTTCATCCTGACGCTTTAATTGCTGTCGCTGCAGCAAGGGACAGCGAAAAAATTACCAAAGAAATATGGGGTGATACAATGGGTTGGGTTCCATGGCAGCGTCCGGGTTTTGATCTGGGACTGCAGTTGGAAAAATGTTTAGATGACAATCCGGGAATCCGCGGGATCATTTTAGGGAGCCATGGATTATTTACATGGGGAGATACTTCCTATGAATGCTATATTAATAGCTTAGAAGTCATCGAAATGGCTTCCGAATATATTGCTAAAAAAATAGAAGAAGACGGGCAGGTTTTCGGTGGACAGAAAATTGAATCCCTGCAGGCTGATGAGCGTAAGAATAAAGCGGCTCAACTCATGCCGTTATTACGTGGTCTGGCTTCGTCTGAAAATAGAATGATAGGTCATTTTACTGACAGTGATGCCGTATTGGAATATATAAACAGCAATGATCTGGAGCGTCTGGCACCAATGGGAACATCTTGTCCGGATCACTTTTTACGTACCAAAATTCAGCCATTGATTCTTAATCTTTCGACCAACGAGGATCTTACGGATTCTGCGGCTATTCTTGCTAAATTAAATCCTCTGTTTGAAAAATACAGAGAAGAATACAAGGAATATTACGAAACCTGCAAGCATCCAAACAGTCCCGCAATGCGTGATCCAAACCCGGTGATCATTATTTATCCGGGGGTAGGGATGTTTAGTTTCTCTAAAGATAAACAGACCACCCGTGTGGCAAGTGAATTTTATGTAAACGCGATCAATGTGATGCGTGGAGCAGAAGCCATTTCTGAGTATACTTCTTTACCAAGACAGGAAGCATTTGATATTGAATACTGGTTGCTTGAAGAAGCAAAATTGCAGAGAATGCCTAAAGAAAAACCTCTTTCCCGGAAAATAGCTGTTGTTACAGGAGCTGGTGGTGGAATAGGACAGGCAATTGCAGACAAAATGGTTCAGGAAGGTGGAGTAGTTGTTTTTACAGATTTGAATCAGGAAGCATTAGATTCTGTTACGGCAAAATACAGCAAAGATCAGGCGGTAGCTGTTCCGTGCGATGTAACCAGTGAAGATGCTATTGCAAATGCTTTTAAAGAAGCAGTTCTGGCATTTGGAGGAGTAGATATTATTGTTCATTCGGCAGGTTTGGCAATTTCTAAATCTCTGGAAGATACCACAACAAAAGACTGGGATCTCCTGGAAAATGTTTTGGTAAAAGGTCAGTTTTTAATGGCAAAAAATGGTGTTGAAATAATGAAGAAACAGGGATTAGGGGGTGATATTGTAAATATTGCAAGTAAAAATGGCCTGGTTGCCGGACCTAATAATGTGGCGTATGGAACTGCTAAAGCGGCTCAACAGCATATGACCCGACTATTGGCAGCGGAATTGGCAACGGATAAAATTCGTGTCAATGTCGTTAATCCGGACGGAGTTATTGTAGGAAGTAAGATATGGGAAGGTTCGTGGGCAGAAGGTCGTGCTAAAGCGAATGGAATTTCTGTAGAAGAACTGCCTGCATTTTATGCAAAGCGTAATTTATTAAACGAAATCATTCTTCCTGAAGATATTGCAAACGGTGTTTTTGTATGTGTAGCTATTTTAGATAAAACGACAGGAAACATTATTAATGTAGACGGAGGGATGGCAAATGCATTTCCTAGGTAA
- a CDS encoding sugar isomerase — MIIGKDIIEQNNKGEIENFNSDFDFLQNKLTKSGLNVAEVVNKIADFQVAIPSWALGAGGTRFGRFSYGGEPSTLEQKLDDVGLIHALTHSAGAVSLHIPWDIPGDVKAIKEVAASHNLVFDAMNSNTFQDQPGAQKSYKFGSLNSVNEDSRAYAVEHNKEVIRIGKELGSKSLTVWLADGSSFPGQLNFQTALSKTEQSLKEIYGGLPEDWKLFIEYKPYEPNFYSTTIQDWGTSLMLANACGERAYTLVDLGHHLPNTNIEQIVATLMYQGKLGGFHFNDSKYGDDDLTVGSIKPYALFLIFNELVYGIENNPQNPYPAWMIDASHNIKDPLEDLIQSLDAILIAYAQALLVDQKALKTAQLENDVVLSQEILQNAYRTDVRPLLKAARLQTGAALDPIAAYRKLKVRQRLITERGLETKATGL; from the coding sequence ATGATTATAGGAAAAGATATCATTGAACAAAATAATAAAGGAGAAATTGAAAATTTCAATTCAGATTTTGATTTTCTACAAAATAAATTAACAAAATCAGGGCTAAATGTTGCAGAGGTAGTCAATAAGATTGCCGATTTTCAGGTGGCAATTCCAAGCTGGGCTTTAGGAGCAGGCGGAACCCGTTTCGGAAGGTTTTCTTATGGTGGTGAACCGTCTACTTTAGAACAGAAATTGGATGATGTAGGCTTGATTCACGCTTTAACGCATTCTGCAGGAGCTGTTTCACTGCATATTCCCTGGGATATTCCGGGTGACGTAAAAGCAATAAAGGAAGTCGCGGCTTCTCACAATCTTGTATTTGACGCAATGAATTCCAACACTTTTCAGGATCAGCCGGGAGCACAAAAATCATATAAATTTGGTTCTCTGAACAGCGTGAATGAAGATTCCCGTGCTTATGCAGTGGAACATAATAAAGAAGTTATCAGAATTGGAAAAGAACTGGGTTCTAAAAGTTTAACCGTTTGGTTGGCAGATGGCTCTAGCTTTCCAGGTCAGTTAAACTTCCAGACTGCCTTGTCTAAAACTGAGCAAAGTCTAAAAGAAATTTATGGCGGTTTGCCTGAAGACTGGAAACTGTTCATCGAGTATAAGCCTTATGAACCTAACTTTTATTCTACAACGATTCAGGATTGGGGAACCTCTTTGATGTTGGCAAATGCCTGTGGAGAAAGAGCTTACACTTTAGTGGATTTGGGACATCATTTACCAAATACCAATATTGAACAGATCGTTGCTACTTTAATGTACCAAGGGAAACTAGGAGGCTTCCACTTTAACGACAGCAAATATGGAGATGATGATTTAACCGTAGGATCGATCAAACCTTATGCATTGTTCTTAATTTTCAATGAGCTGGTATATGGAATTGAAAACAATCCTCAAAATCCTTATCCGGCATGGATGATCGATGCTAGTCATAATATAAAAGATCCTTTAGAGGATTTAATACAATCTCTTGACGCTATTTTAATTGCGTATGCCCAGGCACTTCTTGTAGATCAAAAAGCATTAAAAACAGCACAATTGGAAAATGATGTCGTGCTCTCTCAGGAGATTTTACAGAATGCATACAGAACCGATGTACGACCATTGTTAAAAGCTGCAAGGTTGCAGACTGGTGCAGCTCTGGATCCGATAGCTGCTTACAGAAAACTAAAGGTAAGACAGCGTTTAATTACCGAAAGAGGTTTAGAAACAAAAGCAACCGGATTATAA
- a CDS encoding FGGY-family carbohydrate kinase, giving the protein MSKKKVTIVFDIGKTNKKFFLFDKNYKEVVREYTELPLTTDEDDYPTEDLAALQNWIKDNFNAILDDENFEVKAINFSSYGASLVHLDHKGNVLAPLYNYTKPMDQEILDLFYEKHGSKMKIARETASPQSGMLNSGMQLFWLKYKHPETFRKIRYSLHLPQYLSYLFTGICVSEFTSIGCHTNLWNYDKSDYHDWVYEEGIDVLLAPIVPTSASINTSYRNKKIKIGVGIHDSSSALLPYILSKKEPFLLLSTGTWSISLNPFNDESLTDEDIENNCLNYMRIDGKRVKASRFFMGNEYKIQVEKLCAYYGKEYGFHREVHFDQDVYLRLMKNKNIYFRFEGIILKRKMITETDLKSFATFEEAYHQLMIELMDLQIHTIKNAIGNSEIETIYIDGGFTDNDVFMKLMSHHFHHYSVMSTHSPLGSALGASMVISNKKIDETFLQQHYQMKVLQPLILNL; this is encoded by the coding sequence ATGTCCAAAAAAAAGGTAACCATAGTATTTGATATTGGAAAGACCAATAAAAAGTTCTTTTTATTTGATAAAAATTATAAAGAAGTTGTTCGTGAGTATACAGAACTACCGCTCACCACAGATGAAGATGATTATCCTACAGAAGATCTGGCAGCACTGCAAAACTGGATCAAAGATAATTTTAATGCCATTCTCGACGATGAAAATTTTGAAGTAAAAGCGATTAATTTCTCCAGTTATGGAGCAAGTTTGGTGCATTTGGATCACAAAGGAAATGTTTTGGCTCCACTGTACAATTATACCAAACCCATGGATCAGGAAATACTGGATTTGTTTTATGAAAAACATGGGAGCAAAATGAAAATTGCACGCGAAACAGCATCACCGCAATCAGGTATGCTCAACTCAGGGATGCAGTTGTTTTGGCTCAAGTACAAGCATCCGGAAACATTCAGAAAGATCAGGTACAGTCTTCACTTGCCTCAATATTTATCTTATCTGTTTACAGGAATTTGTGTGTCGGAATTTACTTCAATAGGTTGTCATACCAATTTATGGAACTATGATAAATCCGATTATCATGACTGGGTGTATGAAGAAGGGATCGATGTTTTACTGGCACCCATCGTTCCAACTTCAGCAAGCATAAATACTTCCTACAGAAACAAAAAAATTAAAATAGGTGTTGGAATTCATGACAGTTCTTCAGCATTATTGCCTTACATTTTAAGTAAAAAAGAACCTTTTTTATTGCTGTCAACAGGAACGTGGAGTATTTCTTTAAATCCATTTAATGACGAAAGTCTTACCGATGAGGATATCGAGAACAATTGTCTGAATTATATGCGGATCGATGGTAAACGCGTAAAAGCTTCCCGCTTTTTTATGGGAAATGAATATAAGATTCAGGTAGAAAAATTATGCGCTTATTATGGAAAAGAATATGGTTTCCATAGAGAAGTACATTTTGATCAGGATGTGTATTTGCGTTTGATGAAAAATAAGAATATTTATTTTCGGTTTGAAGGAATTATTTTAAAACGAAAAATGATCACTGAAACAGATCTAAAATCATTTGCAACTTTTGAAGAAGCCTATCATCAATTGATGATAGAATTAATGGATCTGCAGATTCATACCATTAAAAATGCAATAGGAAATTCAGAAATTGAAACAATCTACATTGATGGCGGATTTACGGATAATGATGTATTTATGAAACTGATGTCTCATCATTTCCACCACTACAGCGTGATGTCAACGCATTCACCACTAGGCTCTGCATTGGGAGCTTCTATGGTAATTTCTAACAAGAAAATAGATGAAACCTTTTTACAACAGCATTATCAGATGAAAGTGCTTCAACCTTTAATTCTTAATTTATAA